GAACCCTCACGGCGGAAGACGGAATTCGCGGGCATCTCGACCAGTGATACCCGGATGCCGCGGCTCGCCAGCGCCTCGACCGCAAGTTGCCAGGGATCGCCCCGCCGACCCTGGGGGCAGGTGAAACGTTCGGCCGCGTGGTCCACCGCGTCGATATAGTTGTCGCAATAGTGAAAGAAGTCTCGCACTTCTTCCCATGGCGTGACGATGGCGTTCTGGCCCGCGGTTCCGATGGCTTCATCCAGCGCGGCCAGCCGTTCCTGTCCCTGGCGATGGGCGCGATAAAGATCCAGGAACGCGCGGGCCAGAACTGGCGCATTGGTTGCGGCAAGGCGCAGATCGGCCAGGGGAGGGGTGGTATCGAAGAGTGGATCGGCCAGCGCTTCCTGCATGTCGATGACCATGCGCTCGGCATCGCCTGCCGCCAGCGTGGTCAGATCGACACCGAACTCCTGCGCCAGCCGCAACAGGACGCCAGCGGAAATTGGGCGGTGGTTGTTTTCCATCTGCGACAGGTAGGGGAGCGAGATCCCCAATGTCTCGGCAAAGCGCCGTTGTGTAAGCCCCGCCCGTGCGCGTGTTTCCCGTAGCGATGTTCCGGCATAGATTTTCTGGGTTGTCATCACTACCCCCTTACTTTGCAAAACATGCTCTAACCTTTGCAAAGCGGTCTCGGCAAGGGCCAGGACAAGCGTGGCGACCAGGGCAAACCAGAGATGCGTGCGCCAATATGGCTGAAAAGCGGACATGACGCCGCTATTGCCTCAAGAGAGCTAATAAAATGTCAGCAGGACGTCATTCTGGCCGAGCGGGCCAGTTGAGCTTCGCGCCGTAAGACCCACAGGATTGCAGCCAGTCCACCCGCCGCCGAAAGTGTCATGATGACCAGGAGTGGCGTGGCCCCCGAGCCGGGTTGCAGCAACGCCCCCGCCACTGCTGAAAGTATTGCGCCACCCGCGATGGCCATTGCTCCGCCCAATCCGCTGGCGGTGCCGGCGAGTTCGGGGCGGACGCTCATCATCCCGGCATTCGCGTTGGGCATGACAAGGCCGTTGCCCAGGCCCATCGCCGCGATGGACCCGAAAAAGATGAAGGGGTTCACGATTCCGGACAATATAGCCGTCAGGGAGAATGCCAGCGCGGCAAAACAGACGCAGGCACCTATCAGGATCAGCCGGTTCAACCCGAGATGTATGGCAAACCGCGCCGAGAGGAAATTACCGGTCAGATAGCCGACCGAAGGCGCGGCGAAGAAGTAGCCCACTTCGGCGGGGGTCAGTCCGAAAACATGCTCGCCGACGAAGGGAGCGCCGCCCAGATAGGCGAAGAAGCACCCCGCCGAGAGAGTGGCGCTGAGGCAATATCCCCAGAAACGGACGGACCGTGCCAGGATCGGATAGTTTTGGACCTGCTGGCGCATCGGCAAGCCGCCATCGCGCACCGTCTCGCCCAGATCGCGCCATGCGGCGATGCCGACGACCAAACCCAATAGTCCCATGACGGCGAAATTCGCACGCCAGCCATAGGCCTCGTCCAGCAAGCCGCCGATGATTGGGGCGATCATCGGCACGACGGCCATTCCCATGGTGACATAGCCGATCATCGAGGCTGCCTGCGCACCGTCATACATGTCGCGCACCACTGCACGGGGCACCAGCATGCAGACGGCCACGATTGCCTGGATCATCCGGAATATCAGGAAGGAGCCCGCATCGGGGGCGAGCAGGGTGCCGATCGTGGCCACTATGAAGATCGCCAGCGATGCCAGAACCACCGGCCGCCGCCCCCATCTGTCGCTGATCGGACCGCCCAGAAGCTGCAGCACCGCGCTCGCCCCGATATAGGCCGAGACCGAAAGCTGCATCACGGCATAATCGACGCCGAAATCCCGGGCCATGCCGGGAAGCGATGGCAGGAACACGTTCATCGACAACGCCGAAACCCCGGATAGCGCAACCAGCGTGACAAGACGTGGAGGAGTTCTGGCTTCGGTCATGGACGACAGGCCGTATCGATCGCCTTGGCCGTAACCGGCAGGCCTAGTCCCATGAGCTTTGCCGGTCCTTTGCCAGGTTGCCGAAGCGGGTGAACTGCCCCTCGAAGGACAGTTCCACGGTGCCGATCGGGCCGTGCCGCTGCTTGCCGAGGATCACCTCGGCCTTGCCATGCACGTTCTCCATGATCTGTTGCCACTTGGCCATCGCGTCCAGATCGCTATCCGAAGGCTTTTCGCGTTCGCGGTAATATTCCTCGCGGAAGACGAACATCACGATATCGGCGTCCTGCTCGATACTGCCCGATTCACGCAGATCGGAAAGCTGCGGGCGCTTGTCCTCGCGGTTTTCGACCTGGCGAGACAACTGCGACAGGGCGATGACCGGGATGTTCAGCTCTTTGGCGACGGCCTTGAGACCCTGGGTGATCTCGGACACCTCGTTGACCCGGCTGTCCTTGGCCGTGGCGGGGCGCAAAAGCTGCAGGTAGTCCACCATCAGCACGTCCAGCCCATGCGTCCGTTTCAGCTTGCGGGCACGGGCGGCAAGCTGGTTGATCGGCAAGGCCGGGGTGTCGTCGATATAGAGCGGACAGTTTTGCAAAGCATGTGCGGCCTCGACGAACCTGCGGAACTCGGGTTCGTCCATGTTGCCGCTGCGGATTCGTTCACTGGGAACCTCTGCCGCCTCGGACAGGATACGGGCTGCGAGCTGCTCGGCCGACATCTCGAGGCTGAAGAAGCCCACCACGCCGCCTTCGACGGAGCCATGCGTGCCATCGGCCCGGTCGCCCAGCTTGTGGGTCTTGGCGATGTTGAAGGCGATATTCGTCGCCAGCGAGGTTTTCCCCATCGAAGGCCGTCCTGCCAGGATGATCAGGTCGGAATTGTTCAACCCGCCCATCTTGCCGTCCAGATCGACCAGCCCGGTCGAGATTCCCGACAGCTTGCCATCGCGCTGATATGCTGCGTTCGCTGTCTGGACCGCGCCGGTCACCGCCTTGAGGAAGCTTTGAAAGCCGCGCTCGGCCACGCCTTGCTCGCCCAGCTTGTAAAGCGTCTGCTCGGCGGTCTTGATCTGCTCTTCGGCGTCGTCATCCACTTCGACGGTCGAGGCGCGCGCCGAGATGTCCTGTCCGAGGGTGATCAATTCGCGACGCAAGGCGAATTCCCGGATCATCTGTGCGTAATCCCGCGCCGCGTAGGCCGAGATCGCCGCCCCGGCCAGCCGTGCCAGATAGGGAGCGCCGCCGAGTTCCTTCAGGCCCTCGTCATTCTCCATGAAGGCCTTGATCGTGACCGGACTGGCCAGCGCGTTCTTGCGAATCCGCTCGGCGCAGATCTCGAAGATTCGGGCATGGACGGGATGATAGAAATGTTCGGGCTTGATGACCTGGCTGACGCGGTCGAACACGTCATTATTGGTCAGAAGCGCGCCCAGAAGCTGCTGCTCGGCCTCCAGCGAAAATGGCACCGCCTGCGTGGCGCCCTCTTCACCCTCTTGTCCCGGAATGATCGCGTGCAAGCTGCTCATCCGCCTCTGGCCCCCAATATTATGGTTATTCGGGCGATAATACCGCAAGTTCTGGCCGCATGAAATCCCAAGGCGGCGAAATCTGGTGGGCCGATCGGGGGATAAGCTGTGGATAACCGCCGGTCAGCTATTCGCCGCCTGCCATTCACGCGGGTTGGTCAGGAAGGTCTGGACCTCGTTCAGCGTGGCGGTATCGAAGGCCTCGCTTTCACGTGCCTCGGCCAACACGTCCCACCATGTGCACAGGTGA
This region of Paracoccus saliphilus genomic DNA includes:
- a CDS encoding multidrug effflux MFS transporter yields the protein MTEARTPPRLVTLVALSGVSALSMNVFLPSLPGMARDFGVDYAVMQLSVSAYIGASAVLQLLGGPISDRWGRRPVVLASLAIFIVATIGTLLAPDAGSFLIFRMIQAIVAVCMLVPRAVVRDMYDGAQAASMIGYVTMGMAVVPMIAPIIGGLLDEAYGWRANFAVMGLLGLVVGIAAWRDLGETVRDGGLPMRQQVQNYPILARSVRFWGYCLSATLSAGCFFAYLGGAPFVGEHVFGLTPAEVGYFFAAPSVGYLTGNFLSARFAIHLGLNRLILIGACVCFAALAFSLTAILSGIVNPFIFFGSIAAMGLGNGLVMPNANAGMMSVRPELAGTASGLGGAMAIAGGAILSAVAGALLQPGSGATPLLVIMTLSAAGGLAAILWVLRREAQLARSARMTSC
- a CDS encoding replicative DNA helicase — encoded protein: MSSLHAIIPGQEGEEGATQAVPFSLEAEQQLLGALLTNNDVFDRVSQVIKPEHFYHPVHARIFEICAERIRKNALASPVTIKAFMENDEGLKELGGAPYLARLAGAAISAYAARDYAQMIREFALRRELITLGQDISARASTVEVDDDAEEQIKTAEQTLYKLGEQGVAERGFQSFLKAVTGAVQTANAAYQRDGKLSGISTGLVDLDGKMGGLNNSDLIILAGRPSMGKTSLATNIAFNIAKTHKLGDRADGTHGSVEGGVVGFFSLEMSAEQLAARILSEAAEVPSERIRSGNMDEPEFRRFVEAAHALQNCPLYIDDTPALPINQLAARARKLKRTHGLDVLMVDYLQLLRPATAKDSRVNEVSEITQGLKAVAKELNIPVIALSQLSRQVENREDKRPQLSDLRESGSIEQDADIVMFVFREEYYREREKPSDSDLDAMAKWQQIMENVHGKAEVILGKQRHGPIGTVELSFEGQFTRFGNLAKDRQSSWD